One genomic region from Hyalangium ruber encodes:
- a CDS encoding RNA polymerase sigma factor produces the protein MENDELRALITEAQDGSVRAFEILVSSHLSQVRRFARAFARSDADADDLAQEALVKVYKSLRSFRFQSAFKTWLYALVRNVFIDAARSRVGRERSLEEPLPVDHSRVPSSAEPADEGLARAEVRQRMWYALRELPTEFRTAVVLFDVEGHTYDEVAAIEGVPVGTVKSRLSRGRTLLRTLLAGERMPDSPSRGGAEGTSDSAVSSHVRGSEK, from the coding sequence GTGGAGAACGACGAGCTGCGCGCATTGATCACCGAGGCCCAGGACGGCAGCGTCCGGGCCTTCGAGATCCTGGTGTCTTCCCACCTCTCTCAGGTGCGGCGCTTCGCGCGCGCGTTCGCGCGATCGGATGCGGACGCGGATGACCTTGCCCAGGAGGCGCTGGTGAAGGTCTACAAGAGCCTGCGCTCGTTCCGCTTTCAGTCCGCCTTCAAGACGTGGCTCTACGCCCTGGTCCGCAACGTGTTCATCGACGCGGCCCGCAGTCGCGTGGGCCGCGAGCGCTCCTTGGAGGAGCCGCTCCCCGTGGACCACTCCCGGGTCCCCTCCAGCGCGGAGCCCGCCGACGAGGGGCTTGCCCGCGCCGAGGTGCGTCAACGCATGTGGTATGCCCTGCGCGAGCTGCCGACGGAGTTCCGCACGGCGGTGGTGCTCTTCGACGTCGAAGGGCACACGTATGACGAGGTGGCAGCCATCGAAGGGGTGCCCGTGGGCACCGTGAAATCGCGCCTTTCCCGGGGGCGGACGTTGCTGCGGACTCTCCTGGCGGGCGAGCGCATGCCCGACTCTCCGAGCCGGGGAGGCGCGGAGGGAACATCCGATAGCGCTGTTTCGTCCCATGTTCGCGGGAGCGAGAAATGA
- a CDS encoding PLP-dependent cysteine synthase family protein, producing the protein MLTPRSSCRPLPADGRFLQQIGPTPLVPVRLETDGPTIWCKLEFLNPSGSTKDRIARYMLEKAWRLGQLCPGGEVIEASSGSTSIALALASAQMGVRFTAVMPEGVTHERVLTIRAYGADVLLTPRAEGMAGAMARAAAEAKKRGAFATLQFENTDNAEAHRVWTGQEILSQVPGGLVHAVVSGVGTGGTIVGLYQAFREAGCPVTPVVARPIKGLTGCDLECCSFSARVPGVVEGMSKLYREDQLEGLQVLNIQDEVAVCTARALIKRGFPVGPSSGLNYAAAVEAARRLGPHAQVVTVFPDRMERYFSTELIQSQEPGRPAA; encoded by the coding sequence ATGCTCACGCCCCGCTCGTCCTGCCGTCCCCTGCCCGCTGATGGGCGCTTCCTCCAGCAGATCGGCCCTACGCCGCTGGTGCCCGTGCGCCTGGAGACGGACGGTCCCACCATCTGGTGCAAGCTCGAGTTCCTCAACCCGAGCGGCTCCACCAAGGACCGCATCGCCCGCTACATGCTGGAGAAGGCGTGGCGGCTGGGCCAGCTGTGCCCCGGCGGCGAGGTCATCGAGGCCTCCAGCGGCTCCACCTCCATCGCGCTCGCGCTCGCCAGTGCGCAGATGGGCGTGCGCTTCACCGCTGTCATGCCCGAGGGTGTCACCCATGAGCGTGTGCTCACCATCCGTGCCTACGGTGCGGACGTGTTGCTCACCCCACGCGCGGAGGGCATGGCCGGCGCGATGGCCCGCGCGGCCGCCGAGGCCAAGAAGCGCGGGGCCTTCGCCACGCTCCAGTTCGAGAACACGGACAATGCCGAGGCCCACCGGGTGTGGACGGGCCAGGAGATCCTCAGCCAGGTGCCCGGCGGTCTGGTGCATGCGGTGGTGAGCGGCGTGGGCACCGGCGGCACCATCGTGGGGCTCTACCAGGCCTTCCGCGAGGCGGGCTGTCCGGTGACGCCCGTGGTGGCGCGCCCCATCAAGGGCCTGACGGGCTGCGATCTCGAGTGCTGCAGCTTCAGCGCTCGGGTGCCCGGCGTGGTGGAGGGCATGAGCAAGCTCTATCGCGAGGATCAGCTCGAAGGGCTGCAGGTGCTCAACATCCAGGACGAGGTGGCCGTCTGCACCGCGCGCGCCCTCATCAAGCGAGGCTTTCCGGTGGGTCCCTCCAGCGGACTGAACTACGCGGCCGCGGTCGAGGCGGCGCGGAGGCTCGGTCCGCACGCCCAGGTGGTGACCGTGTTCCCGGACCGCATGGAGCGCTACTTCTCCACCGAGCTCATCCAGAGCCAGGAGCCGGGGCGCCCGGCGGCGTGA
- a CDS encoding 2OG-Fe dioxygenase family protein has protein sequence MSLAPPVTPFSQVSAVLRDRGYAVLSREGLCELVGIAPAALDALRSTWEALPPDAYLRDGGHYRSRRHSCFVVEGEGVRSVPPRPHWQPVEYNALHGGLERWFEPMTPDIVAQPVWSRLLSGLGECCSALKGPQPWFVEAHQFRIDTTDGIGRPTPEGAHRDGVDFVAVLLVGREGIKGGETRVFEAEGPHGIRFTLTEPWSALLLDDERVIHESTPIQPLADFGHRDTLVLTFRAKGFQGPAAS, from the coding sequence ATGAGCCTCGCGCCTCCTGTTACTCCGTTTTCCCAGGTCTCCGCCGTGCTGCGCGACCGTGGCTACGCCGTCCTCAGCCGCGAGGGGTTGTGTGAACTGGTGGGCATCGCGCCTGCCGCGCTCGACGCCCTGCGTTCGACCTGGGAGGCACTGCCGCCCGATGCCTATCTGCGCGACGGCGGACACTATCGCTCGCGCAGGCACTCCTGCTTCGTCGTCGAGGGGGAGGGGGTCCGTTCGGTGCCTCCTCGCCCGCACTGGCAGCCTGTCGAGTACAACGCGCTGCACGGCGGGCTGGAGCGCTGGTTCGAGCCGATGACCCCGGACATCGTCGCGCAGCCCGTCTGGTCGAGGCTGCTGAGCGGGCTCGGGGAGTGCTGCTCCGCGCTGAAGGGGCCGCAGCCATGGTTCGTCGAGGCGCACCAGTTCCGCATCGACACGACGGATGGCATCGGCCGGCCGACGCCCGAGGGGGCGCACCGCGACGGCGTGGATTTCGTCGCCGTTCTGCTCGTCGGGCGCGAGGGCATCAAGGGCGGCGAGACGCGCGTGTTCGAGGCCGAGGGTCCGCACGGCATTCGCTTCACGCTGACCGAGCCGTGGTCCGCGTTGCTGCTGGACGACGAGCGCGTCATCCACGAGAGCACGCCGATCCAGCCGCTGGCCGATTTTGGACACCGCGACACGCTGGTGCTGACGTTCCGCGCGAAGGGATTCCAGGGCCCCGCCGCCTCGTGA
- a CDS encoding sigma-70 family RNA polymerase sigma factor has translation MATAYNLEEHRAALTGHCYRMLGSAAEADDAVQETMVRAWRNLDRFEERASLRTWLYRIATRVCLDALTDESRRARPMELGPVGSVDDTLTTLPGSRWIEPIPDAHALPSDADPSELVVLRQSVRLAFVAALQHLPPRQRAVLLLTEVLGWSAAEVADSLDTSVAAVNSALQRARATLAAHDLTQGRAPLSDAQSTLLDRYVHAFERYDVDALTQLLHQDATLSMPPYALWLRGHEPIRDWLLGRGSGCRGSRLIPTSACGSPAFGQYRPSGPGGRHQPWALIVLELSGDRIAGMNSFLDTEALFPRFGLPLELAS, from the coding sequence ATGGCCACCGCCTACAACCTCGAAGAGCACCGCGCCGCGCTGACCGGCCACTGCTACCGCATGCTGGGCTCGGCCGCCGAAGCCGACGACGCCGTCCAGGAGACGATGGTGCGCGCGTGGCGCAACCTGGACCGCTTCGAGGAGCGCGCGTCGCTGCGCACCTGGCTGTACCGGATCGCCACCCGCGTGTGCCTCGACGCGCTGACCGATGAGTCACGCCGCGCGCGCCCGATGGAGCTGGGTCCTGTTGGCTCGGTCGACGACACGCTCACCACCCTGCCGGGATCTCGCTGGATCGAGCCCATCCCCGACGCCCACGCCCTGCCCTCGGACGCCGATCCGTCCGAGCTCGTGGTGCTTCGCCAGAGCGTCCGCCTCGCGTTCGTGGCAGCGCTCCAGCACCTTCCCCCACGGCAGCGCGCGGTGCTGCTCCTGACCGAGGTCCTCGGCTGGTCCGCCGCCGAGGTCGCGGACAGCCTCGACACCTCGGTGGCCGCGGTCAACAGCGCTCTCCAGCGTGCTCGGGCGACACTCGCCGCCCACGATCTCACCCAGGGCCGCGCGCCGCTGTCCGACGCGCAGTCCACGCTGCTCGACCGCTACGTCCACGCCTTCGAGCGGTACGACGTGGATGCGCTCACCCAATTGCTCCACCAGGACGCGACGCTCTCGATGCCGCCCTACGCTCTGTGGCTTCGCGGTCATGAACCGATCCGCGACTGGTTGCTGGGACGGGGTTCTGGCTGTCGAGGGTCTCGGCTGATACCGACTTCCGCCTGCGGCTCTCCCGCGTTCGGGCAGTACCGGCCCAGTGGGCCCGGGGGCCGCCATCAGCCGTGGGCGCTGATTGTGCTCGAGCTCTCGGGTGACCGTATCGCGGGGATGAACTCCTTCCTGGACACCGAGGCGTTATTCCCGCGTTTCGGTCTTCCCCTGGAACTCGCCTCCTAG
- a CDS encoding VOC family protein, which yields MAANRSRKLFVNLPVKDLKRSIEFFTKLGFSFNPQFTDNNATCMIVSEEAFVMLLVESYFKTFTKKQISDTRTGSEGIFALSAESRAEVDELVKTAIAAGGTHASEPVDHGFMYGWSFYDLDGHHWEVAWMDPAQIQK from the coding sequence ATGGCTGCCAACCGTTCCCGCAAGCTCTTCGTCAACCTGCCGGTCAAGGACCTGAAGCGGTCGATCGAGTTCTTCACCAAGCTCGGCTTCTCGTTCAACCCGCAGTTCACCGACAACAATGCGACCTGCATGATCGTCAGCGAGGAGGCGTTCGTGATGCTCCTCGTCGAGTCGTACTTCAAGACCTTCACCAAGAAGCAGATCAGCGACACCCGCACGGGCTCCGAGGGCATCTTCGCGCTCTCGGCCGAGAGCCGGGCCGAGGTCGATGAGCTGGTCAAGACCGCGATCGCCGCGGGAGGCACGCACGCGTCCGAGCCGGTGGACCACGGCTTCATGTACGGCTGGAGCTTCTACGATCTCGACGGTCACCACTGGGAAGTGGCGTGGATGGACCCGGCGCAGATCCAGAAGTGA
- the secG gene encoding preprotein translocase subunit SecG: MLTFVTIVHVILCVFMIFVILLQPGKDAGMGAALGGGAATSAFGGRGAVTFLSKLTGICAALFFLTSLGLSFVGLKTSVAAGSVAAPAPGATAPATAGQPGGAAAPAGTPAAPASMEQPRDTPAAPAAPAGEGANPTGAAPTTPAPTPAPQ; encoded by the coding sequence ATGCTGACCTTTGTCACGATCGTGCACGTCATCCTCTGCGTGTTCATGATCTTCGTCATCCTGCTGCAGCCCGGTAAGGACGCGGGCATGGGCGCCGCCCTGGGGGGTGGTGCCGCCACGAGCGCGTTCGGCGGCCGCGGCGCGGTGACGTTCCTGAGCAAGCTGACCGGCATCTGTGCGGCGCTGTTCTTCCTGACGTCGCTGGGCCTGTCCTTCGTGGGTCTGAAGACCTCGGTGGCGGCGGGCTCGGTGGCGGCGCCGGCTCCGGGGGCCACGGCTCCGGCGACGGCGGGGCAGCCGGGTGGTGCGGCGGCGCCTGCTGGTACGCCTGCCGCTCCTGCGAGCATGGAGCAGCCTCGGGACACCCCGGCGGCTCCGGCCGCTCCGGCGGGCGAGGGTGCGAACCCGACGGGCGCTGCCCCGACGACCCCGGCGCCGACGCCGGCTCCGCAGTAG
- the tpiA gene encoding triose-phosphate isomerase, with product MAAEARRKIVAGNWKMNKTVPEALALVRELRGMVSMLRDKVEIVIAPPFVALHPVAKAIEDSNLKLAAQNCHWEASGAFTGEVSAPMLKELGCAYVIVGHSERRQFFGETDETVNKRSQAVLKAGMLPIICVGETLAERESGRTLEVVERQVKGALAGFGAGDVAKFVLAYEPVWAIGTGRTATSAQAQEVHAAIRSQLSRLYDGGTAGQVRIQYGGSVKADNAAELLGQADVDGALVGGASLKAGDFAAIAKAGA from the coding sequence ATGGCCGCCGAGGCGCGCCGGAAGATCGTCGCTGGCAACTGGAAGATGAACAAGACCGTCCCGGAGGCGCTCGCGCTGGTGCGGGAGCTGCGGGGCATGGTGTCGATGCTGCGCGACAAGGTGGAGATCGTCATCGCTCCGCCGTTCGTGGCGCTGCACCCGGTGGCCAAGGCCATCGAGGACTCGAACCTGAAGCTGGCGGCGCAGAACTGCCACTGGGAGGCCTCGGGGGCGTTCACGGGCGAGGTGTCCGCGCCGATGCTGAAGGAGCTGGGGTGTGCCTACGTCATCGTTGGGCACTCCGAGCGCCGGCAGTTCTTCGGGGAGACGGACGAGACGGTGAACAAGCGCTCCCAGGCGGTGCTGAAGGCGGGCATGCTGCCGATCATCTGCGTGGGCGAGACGCTGGCCGAGCGTGAGTCGGGACGGACGCTGGAGGTGGTGGAGCGCCAGGTGAAGGGGGCGCTGGCGGGGTTCGGGGCTGGGGACGTGGCGAAGTTCGTGCTCGCGTATGAGCCGGTGTGGGCGATCGGCACGGGGCGTACGGCCACGAGCGCGCAGGCGCAGGAGGTCCACGCGGCCATCCGTTCGCAGCTCTCCCGGTTGTACGACGGAGGGACGGCCGGGCAGGTGCGCATCCAGTACGGCGGCAGCGTGAAGGCGGACAACGCCGCGGAATTGCTGGGCCAGGCGGACGTGGACGGGGCGCTCGTCGGCGGGGCGAGCTTGAAGGCGGGCGACTTCGCGGCGATCGCGAAGGCGGGGGCCTGA